A segment of the Acidimicrobiales bacterium genome:
AAGGACGTCGCCGATGGTCTGGGCCTGGATCGGAAAGGGCTCGGTGATGCCCTGCGCATTGAGGGCCGCGGTCAGCTCAGGTTTGATCCCGAGGCCGTCGAAGGTGACGGTCATAAGTGGGGGAACTCTCCTTCTCAGTGGTTCGGATGGCGGTTGATCGGCCACCCCACGGCACGCACCCCTGTGCGCGCCACCACGAGAAAGGTCGAGGCGACCTCGATGGCGGCCGGCCCGAAAGCAACGACCACCAGGGGAATTGTACCCGAGCGCTCGCCTGCGCACTGCCATGGGCTCGTTAGCCGGCAGCGATGGCACGCTCCAGGATGGCCCCGAAGGCCAGCAGGCGCTCTTCGGCGCCTGCCGGACCCACCACCTGGATGCTGGCCGGCAGCCCACCGGTGGGGACCGGCAGGACCAGCGCCGGCAAGCCGGCCAGGTTCACCGGCAGGGTCAGGATCGTGAGCTGCAAGTCGTCGATATCGTCCGCAGCGGGCGGGAACGCGGGCAGGGTTGGCAGGGCGATCAGCTCGGCCTTCGAGAAAGCCGCATCCAGCTCCGCGCCCCAACTCGCCCTGACCACCTCGGCCTGGGAGACCGACTCGGGCGTGACGCCGGCGGCGATCTCGATTCGCTGGGCGACATCCTCGCCCAGGCGGTGGCGCCGCTCCAGGAGGTGATGCAGGGCGGCGGAGGCCTCGGAGAGCAGGATCGAGCCACCAGCGGCGACGGCCCCCATCCAACCCGGCAGCTCGACCTCCTCCACCTTGCATCCGACGCCCGCGAGGGCCCGGTCCACGGCCAGGTCGACCTCGGGGTCGACGTCGGTCGGGCGGAAGCGGCCGACCGTCGCCGCAACGTCGCCGGCCACCTCGAATCCCGGTTCGAGCAGCTCCATCCCGGCCACCACGCCGGCCACGTCCCTGGCCATCGGCCCGATCGTGTCGAGACCGCTCGCCAGAGGCCAGACTCCCTCGAGCGGCACCCGTCCATGGGTGGTCTTCAGCCCCGCCGTCCCGCAGCACGCCGACGGGATCCGCACGGAGCCTCCGGTGTCGCTGCCGAAAGCGAGATCGGCCTCGTCGCTGGCAACGGCCACCGCCGATCCGCTCGAGGACCCGCCGGGTATGCGGCGTGGGTCCAGAGGGTTGACGGGCGTTCCGAAGCCGGGATTGATCCCGCTGGCACCGAAGGCGAGCTC
Coding sequences within it:
- a CDS encoding amidase, which encodes MATFITPLTPTGAGDRLAVKDLIDMAGLPTTAGCRAVADDAAPAAEDAACMAGARAAERDGRVRIVGKANLHELAFGASGINPGFGTPVNPLDPRRIPGGSSSGSAVAVASDEADLAFGSDTGGSVRIPSACCGTAGLKTTHGRVPLEGVWPLASGLDTIGPMARDVAGVVAGMELLEPGFEVAGDVAATVGRFRPTDVDPEVDLAVDRALAGVGCKVEEVELPGWMGAVAAGGSILLSEASAALHHLLERRHRLGEDVAQRIEIAAGVTPESVSQAEVVRASWGAELDAAFSKAELIALPTLPAFPPAADDIDDLQLTILTLPVNLAGLPALVLPVPTGGLPASIQVVGPAGAEERLLAFGAILERAIAAG